The Chryseobacterium indicum genome includes a window with the following:
- a CDS encoding FtsK/SpoIIIE family DNA translocase encodes MNKNTQNKPTESPDKGKFLSKPRVFFGLTFILFSVVLTFSFVSYLMNWKADQSQAGTMLDKSIKSSNLFGKLGDWLGNIFIFESIGVASFIIAFLFLVFGTVILKKKMFKPWKTVGHSLFFICWLPILFGAITKGQGVLSGVYGYQIMESLNTIIGSYGLWLVLIASIALYFILEFNLRPSSIKSKLNDINENTIGKVRSMMPNSDENFEADEELIEEIETAEQEEEEPKIKVTEVAEKPAPKITEPEPVKVPKGFPEVPVSSNLDPIVTPNKTSFDEEPKNDFSNSINLNLDSSPKVPTSSPEQAFDMTPSIPVSTVTAAAPQENIKFNVEVAPVIDILDDSERQSQELVDKHGLYDHKLDLAKFQMPPVELLKDYGNEEISINKDELEENKNKIVGLLKNFNVGIAEIKATIGPTVTLYEIVPEAGIRVAAIKKLQDDIALNLSALGIRIIAPMPGKGTIGIEVPRKNPTMVSMRSVIASQKFQNTDMDLPVVFGKTISNEIFMADLSKMPHLLMAGATGQGKSVGINAILTSLLYKKHPSELKFVMVDPKKVELSLYSKIERHYLAKLPDAEEAIITDTNKVINTLNSLCIEMDTRYDLLKNAFCKNLKEYNKKFAERKLNPENGHRYLPYIVLVVDEFADLIMTAGKEVELPIARLAQLARAVGIHLIVATQRPSVNVITGMIKANFPARAAFRVISSVDSRTILDSPGADQLIGKGDMLYFNGNEILRLQCAFVDTPEVERLAEFIGEQKGYASAFILPEYVSEDSTSTVGAFDPNEKDALFEDAARIIVSTQQGSTSMLQRQLKLGYNRAGRIMDQLEASGIVGGFNGAKAREVLISDLHSLEQFLEDLRS; translated from the coding sequence ATGAATAAAAACACACAAAACAAACCGACTGAATCGCCTGATAAAGGCAAATTTTTATCTAAGCCAAGAGTATTTTTCGGGCTTACTTTCATCCTTTTTTCTGTAGTGCTTACTTTTTCGTTCGTTTCTTACCTGATGAACTGGAAGGCAGATCAGAGTCAGGCAGGAACGATGCTCGATAAAAGTATAAAATCTTCCAATCTTTTCGGAAAACTGGGCGACTGGCTCGGAAATATTTTTATTTTCGAAAGTATCGGAGTGGCTTCATTCATCATTGCCTTTTTATTTCTGGTTTTCGGAACCGTTATCCTGAAAAAGAAAATGTTCAAACCTTGGAAAACGGTAGGTCATTCCCTGTTTTTCATTTGCTGGCTTCCGATCCTTTTTGGAGCGATTACTAAAGGACAGGGTGTTTTAAGCGGAGTTTACGGATATCAGATCATGGAATCTCTGAATACGATTATTGGTTCTTACGGTCTTTGGCTGGTTTTAATTGCAAGTATTGCTTTGTATTTTATTTTAGAATTCAATCTTCGTCCAAGTTCAATTAAGTCTAAATTAAATGACATCAACGAAAATACCATCGGAAAAGTAAGATCGATGATGCCGAATTCAGATGAAAATTTTGAAGCGGATGAAGAACTGATTGAGGAAATTGAAACGGCAGAACAGGAAGAAGAAGAACCGAAAATAAAAGTAACTGAAGTTGCAGAAAAACCAGCTCCCAAAATAACGGAGCCAGAACCTGTAAAAGTTCCGAAAGGTTTTCCTGAAGTTCCGGTATCCAGCAATCTGGATCCGATTGTAACGCCGAATAAAACGTCTTTTGATGAGGAACCTAAAAATGATTTTTCAAATTCCATCAATTTAAATCTCGACTCCAGTCCTAAAGTTCCGACTTCAAGTCCGGAACAGGCATTTGATATGACTCCTTCTATTCCGGTAAGTACAGTTACTGCGGCTGCACCTCAGGAAAATATTAAATTTAATGTAGAAGTGGCTCCGGTTATCGATATTCTTGATGATTCCGAAAGACAGTCTCAGGAATTGGTAGACAAACACGGATTGTACGATCATAAACTGGATCTTGCCAAATTCCAGATGCCGCCTGTTGAATTGCTGAAAGATTACGGAAACGAAGAAATTTCGATCAACAAAGACGAACTGGAAGAAAACAAAAATAAAATTGTCGGATTGCTGAAAAACTTTAATGTAGGAATTGCCGAAATTAAAGCTACGATAGGACCGACTGTAACCTTGTATGAAATTGTACCAGAAGCGGGAATTCGTGTAGCAGCGATTAAAAAACTTCAGGATGATATTGCCCTGAATCTTTCTGCTTTGGGAATCCGTATTATTGCACCAATGCCAGGAAAAGGAACCATCGGGATTGAAGTTCCGAGAAAAAATCCGACGATGGTTTCTATGCGTTCAGTGATTGCTTCGCAAAAATTCCAGAATACGGATATGGATCTTCCTGTGGTTTTCGGAAAGACTATTTCCAATGAAATTTTCATGGCAGATTTATCCAAAATGCCTCACTTACTGATGGCGGGAGCAACAGGACAGGGTAAATCGGTCGGGATTAATGCAATTCTTACTTCCCTTCTATATAAAAAGCATCCGAGCGAACTGAAATTTGTAATGGTAGATCCTAAAAAAGTAGAACTTTCATTATATTCAAAAATCGAAAGACATTATCTTGCCAAACTTCCGGATGCAGAAGAGGCGATCATTACAGACACGAATAAAGTAATCAACACTCTGAATTCTCTCTGTATAGAAATGGATACGAGATATGATTTGCTTAAAAATGCATTCTGTAAAAATTTAAAGGAATACAATAAAAAATTTGCGGAAAGAAAATTAAATCCTGAAAACGGTCACCGTTACTTACCGTACATTGTTTTGGTGGTGGACGAATTTGCCGATTTAATTATGACTGCCGGAAAAGAAGTTGAATTACCGATTGCCAGATTGGCTCAGTTGGCAAGAGCGGTGGGAATTCACTTAATTGTTGCCACGCAAAGACCTTCCGTAAATGTAATTACAGGTATGATTAAAGCGAATTTCCCTGCAAGAGCAGCATTCAGAGTAATTTCCAGTGTCGATTCCAGAACGATTCTGGATTCTCCGGGAGCAGATCAGTTAATTGGTAAAGGAGATATGCTTTATTTTAACGGAAATGAAATTTTAAGACTTCAGTGTGCTTTTGTAGATACTCCGGAAGTGGAAAGACTTGCAGAATTTATCGGGGAACAAAAAGGGTACGCTTCCGCATTTATCCTTCCGGAATATGTTTCTGAAGATTCCACGAGTACAGTGGGAGCTTTTGATCCGAACGAAAAAGATGCTTTATTCGAAGATGCAGCGAGAATTATTGTTTCTACTCAGCAAGGTTCTACTTCCATGCTTCAGAGACAACTGAAACTGGGATATAACAGAGCGGGAAGAATTATGGATCAACTGGAAGCCAGCGGAATTGTCGGCGGATTTAACGGGGCAAAAGCAAGAGAGGTTCTCATCAGTGACCTTCATTCTTTGGAACAGTTTTTGGAAGATCTGCGCAGTTAA
- a CDS encoding LolA family protein — MKNIISKVIVSSLLVGAVGFTNAQKIDAKAKKILDDITANYNSKKNSYFKFSFGSGTNGKVDKTEPGIYYAAGDKYKLKIMETEQIFDGSKIYNINTEDMEVTVAKPNGSSSMFSPINYLSTYRKDYNVTYGGKKNVDGVNADFIKLTPVKSNGIKYVYLFVDSAKKQMVKLEQHGNNKDLAVIAIKEYKENQTLDPGMFTFDKNKYKNYLITEL, encoded by the coding sequence ATGAAAAATATTATTTCAAAAGTTATAGTAAGCAGTTTGCTAGTTGGAGCGGTCGGATTTACAAATGCACAGAAGATTGATGCAAAGGCAAAAAAAATTCTTGATGATATTACGGCTAATTATAACTCTAAGAAAAATTCGTATTTCAAATTTTCTTTCGGAAGCGGAACCAACGGAAAGGTTGATAAAACAGAACCCGGAATTTATTATGCTGCAGGAGATAAATACAAACTGAAGATCATGGAAACGGAGCAGATCTTCGACGGAAGCAAAATCTACAACATCAATACAGAAGATATGGAAGTTACGGTAGCGAAACCCAACGGAAGCAGCTCCATGTTCTCACCTATCAATTATCTTTCTACTTACAGAAAAGATTATAATGTAACATACGGAGGAAAGAAAAATGTAGATGGTGTAAATGCGGACTTCATTAAATTAACTCCGGTAAAATCCAACGGAATTAAATACGTTTATCTTTTTGTAGATTCTGCAAAAAAACAGATGGTAAAACTGGAACAGCACGGAAATAATAAAGATCTTGCCGTAATTGCGATTAAAGAGTACAAGGAAAATCAGACGCTGGATCCGGGAATGTTTACATTTGATAAAAACAAATACAAAAATTACCTGATCACAGAACTTTAA
- a CDS encoding LptF/LptG family permease translates to MLKILDRYIIKTFFGPFFFIFSVLFFIFIVNIIWIQLGQFMGKGLSYWQIMKLLFYLGVSVISMVLPLTILLASIMSFGEFGERYELAAMKAAGISLTRVMMPLLGVTVVLSIMLYFFSNNIIPDFQRKAKNMLFNIAQTKPALNFTPGQFIDQIPGNMVKFDKIYGKNDENIEGVFVHKKASSYENQQTVIAQKGVFAPAENTNYLKLKLFNGFVYEDNFAGKGENVRLKQPDQVIKFDTLTLHFDVSEIINKAIEEEKITDDYRFQTFNELNTTIDKTKKDNQRFFTNVSNDVLGQTNSVVSYMDTKQNSAKAKPKQSIKLDTVKGNKKLEIIDNAYNRLDNLKSTLEGKNNEIDPGVKYYSKVVIYQQRIVTYSFTCIIFFLIGASLGSIIRKGGMGLPVVIAIVIFIIFYVINVGFENMAWSGKINPYLAAWVPNLVLFPFGVWMTYKALTDSQLFDAEKYKAAFKPVIKLFVKNTEHKRYQ, encoded by the coding sequence ATGTTAAAAATACTAGACCGATATATTATAAAAACCTTCTTCGGACCGTTTTTCTTTATATTCAGCGTATTGTTTTTCATCTTTATTGTGAACATTATCTGGATTCAGCTAGGTCAGTTTATGGGAAAAGGACTGAGCTACTGGCAAATCATGAAACTTCTTTTTTACCTCGGGGTAAGTGTAATCAGTATGGTTTTACCGCTCACGATTCTTCTTGCGAGCATTATGTCTTTCGGGGAATTCGGGGAACGGTATGAGCTTGCCGCCATGAAAGCCGCAGGAATTTCGCTCACCAGAGTGATGATGCCGCTTTTGGGAGTAACCGTTGTACTTTCCATCATGCTGTATTTTTTCTCCAATAATATCATTCCGGATTTTCAGAGGAAGGCGAAAAATATGCTTTTCAATATTGCGCAGACCAAACCTGCCCTGAATTTCACACCGGGACAGTTTATCGATCAGATTCCCGGAAACATGGTGAAGTTCGATAAAATTTATGGTAAAAATGATGAAAATATAGAAGGTGTTTTTGTTCATAAGAAAGCAAGTTCCTATGAAAATCAGCAGACTGTAATTGCCCAGAAAGGTGTTTTTGCTCCGGCAGAAAATACGAATTATTTAAAACTTAAATTGTTTAACGGATTTGTTTATGAAGATAATTTTGCCGGAAAAGGAGAAAATGTCCGTTTAAAACAGCCCGATCAGGTAATTAAATTTGATACGTTAACGCTTCACTTCGACGTAAGTGAGATCATTAACAAAGCTATTGAAGAGGAAAAAATCACAGATGATTACCGTTTTCAGACCTTCAATGAACTGAATACAACGATTGATAAAACAAAGAAAGACAATCAGAGATTCTTCACCAACGTAAGCAACGACGTTTTGGGACAGACCAATTCTGTGGTAAGTTATATGGATACCAAACAGAACAGTGCAAAGGCAAAACCGAAGCAGAGCATTAAGCTTGATACGGTGAAAGGAAATAAAAAACTGGAGATCATCGATAATGCTTATAATCGTCTTGATAATCTTAAAAGTACGCTTGAAGGAAAAAATAACGAGATTGATCCCGGCGTAAAATATTACAGCAAAGTCGTGATTTATCAGCAGAGAATTGTGACGTACTCTTTCACCTGCATCATTTTCTTTTTGATCGGCGCAAGTTTAGGTTCCATTATCCGAAAAGGAGGAATGGGACTTCCTGTAGTAATTGCGATTGTAATTTTCATTATTTTCTACGTGATTAATGTAGGCTTTGAAAACATGGCGTGGTCCGGAAAGATCAATCCTTATCTTGCAGCATGGGTTCCGAATCTGGTTCTGTTTCCTTTCGGAGTATGGATGACGTACAAAGCTCTTACGGATTCTCAACTGTTTGATGCAGAGAAATACAAAGCAGCTTTCAAACCTGTTATTAAACTTTTTGTAAAGAATACAGAACACAAAAGGTATCAATAA
- the frr gene encoding ribosome recycling factor, producing the protein MEELDLIVESVQQDMEAAIKHLDHAFQRIRAGRASTTMVQDVMVEYYGALTPINQVANVSIPDAMTISIQPWDAKAINDIEKAIINSNLGFAPSNNGINIILNVPPLTEERRRELAKQAKSETEDTKVVVRNARQNGLKELKRLEGVSEDIIKGIEADIQTLTDKYVKACDEHLKVKEAEIMKV; encoded by the coding sequence ATGGAAGAATTAGATCTTATAGTAGAGTCTGTACAGCAGGACATGGAAGCAGCTATCAAGCACCTGGATCATGCATTTCAGAGAATCAGAGCGGGACGTGCGTCTACAACAATGGTTCAGGATGTAATGGTGGAATATTACGGAGCATTAACTCCGATTAATCAGGTTGCCAATGTTTCTATTCCCGATGCAATGACGATTTCTATTCAACCTTGGGACGCAAAAGCCATTAATGATATTGAAAAAGCAATCATCAATTCAAATTTAGGTTTTGCCCCTTCTAATAACGGGATCAACATTATCCTTAATGTACCGCCTTTAACGGAAGAAAGAAGACGTGAACTGGCAAAACAGGCTAAGTCTGAAACAGAAGACACGAAAGTAGTTGTAAGAAACGCAAGACAAAACGGTCTGAAAGAGCTTAAAAGACTGGAAGGAGTTTCTGAAGACATCATTAAAGGTATTGAAGCAGATATTCAGACGCTTACCGACAAATATGTAAAAGCTTGCGATGAGCATCTTAAAGTAAAAGAAGCTGAAATTATGAAAGTATAA
- the pyrH gene encoding UMP kinase produces the protein MKYKRILLKLSGEALMGNRQYGIDNERLQEYAAEIKKVVEKGCEVAIVIGGGNIFRGVAGAAKGMDRVQGDYMGMLATVINGMALQGALEDAGIKTRLQSAIEMDKVAEPFIKRRAVRHLEKGRVVIFGAGTGNPYFTTDTAATLRAIEIGADVILKGTRVDGIYDSDPEKNADAVKYNSLSFDEVYAKNLKVMDMTAFTLSHENKLPIIVFDMNKDGNLEKIVDGENVGTLVDL, from the coding sequence ATGAAATATAAAAGAATCCTTCTGAAACTGAGTGGTGAAGCCTTAATGGGAAACAGACAATATGGTATTGATAATGAAAGGCTACAGGAATATGCTGCAGAGATTAAAAAAGTAGTAGAAAAAGGCTGTGAAGTTGCCATTGTAATCGGAGGAGGAAATATTTTCCGCGGAGTAGCAGGTGCTGCAAAAGGAATGGACAGAGTACAGGGAGATTATATGGGAATGCTTGCAACGGTAATCAACGGGATGGCTTTGCAGGGTGCTCTGGAAGATGCGGGAATTAAAACAAGACTGCAGTCTGCCATCGAAATGGATAAAGTGGCAGAACCATTCATCAAAAGAAGAGCAGTAAGACATCTTGAAAAGGGCAGAGTAGTGATCTTCGGAGCCGGAACCGGAAACCCGTATTTCACAACAGATACTGCTGCAACATTAAGAGCCATCGAAATTGGAGCAGATGTTATTCTGAAAGGAACAAGAGTAGACGGAATCTACGACAGTGATCCTGAAAAAAATGCAGATGCGGTAAAATATAATTCACTATCTTTCGACGAAGTTTATGCGAAGAATCTAAAGGTAATGGATATGACGGCATTTACTTTAAGCCACGAAAACAAACTGCCGATTATTGTTTTTGATATGAACAAAGACGGAAATCTGGAGAAAATTGTTGATGGCGAAAATGTGGGTACTTTAGTTGATTTGTAA
- the porQ gene encoding type IX secretion system protein PorQ, with protein sequence MKKIVIFSLFLSGIVSYAQTGTNVYPFLNIPVSARQAALGGDAISVRDRDVSFAIANPSLLNKDSDNQLSVNATAYLADSKYGTIAYAKDFDNGHMATINARYMSYGDIPRTDDSGFENGTFKASDVAIGAGYAYQFEEDWTIGGGLNFITSKIDTYTSSAISGNAGITYHNKKNKETASVVFRNFGYQFNSFNGTRENLPFRVDLGYTRILKVIPLAVTITAHDLQEFNISSQYNVNGQEVNTGRKIADHFSIGAELFPEKGFNIRLGYNVKRGNELAVADQRNFSGLSAGFGIKIARFRVDYAHVRYHNSANVNQIGVSIDLTSHAGY encoded by the coding sequence TTGAAGAAAATTGTTATTTTTTCATTATTTCTGTCAGGAATTGTTTCTTATGCACAAACAGGAACAAACGTTTATCCATTCTTAAATATTCCTGTTTCAGCGAGACAGGCTGCTTTGGGAGGAGATGCAATTTCTGTGAGAGATCGTGATGTTTCCTTTGCTATTGCAAACCCCTCATTACTGAATAAAGATTCCGACAACCAACTGTCTGTAAACGCAACGGCTTATCTTGCAGATTCCAAATACGGAACAATAGCCTATGCAAAAGACTTTGATAACGGTCACATGGCGACCATCAATGCGAGATATATGAGCTACGGAGATATTCCGCGAACAGACGACAGCGGTTTCGAGAATGGAACTTTCAAAGCTTCGGATGTTGCCATCGGAGCAGGATATGCCTATCAGTTTGAAGAAGACTGGACGATCGGAGGTGGATTGAATTTCATTACTTCTAAAATTGATACCTATACTTCTTCCGCCATTTCAGGAAATGCAGGAATTACCTACCACAACAAAAAAAATAAGGAAACAGCTTCTGTTGTTTTCAGAAATTTCGGTTATCAGTTCAATTCCTTCAACGGAACAAGGGAAAACCTTCCATTCCGTGTAGATTTGGGATATACAAGAATTTTAAAAGTAATTCCTTTAGCTGTTACCATTACAGCGCATGATTTACAGGAATTTAATATTTCTTCCCAGTACAACGTTAACGGACAGGAAGTAAATACAGGCAGAAAAATCGCCGACCATTTCTCTATCGGGGCAGAACTGTTTCCGGAAAAAGGATTCAACATCAGACTAGGATATAATGTGAAGAGAGGGAATGAATTAGCCGTTGCAGATCAGAGAAATTTCTCAGGACTTTCGGCAGGATTCGGGATTAAAATTGCCAGATTCCGTGTGGATTACGCACACGTAAGGTATCATAATTCTGCGAATGTCAACCAGATAGGAGTTTCTATCGATCTTACAAGTCACGCAGGATACTAA
- the cmk gene encoding (d)CMP kinase, translating into MKKPVIAIDGYSSTGKSSISKVIAAKLGLIHLDTGALYRGVTWFALQNCLNDSGTIDLEKLFSSMDQVELEFKNIDGELVLFLNHIDISKAIRTTEVSDNVSFVAKQKEVRDFLLQSQRNLAEKGGIIMDGRDIGTVVLPNADYKFFLTASIDERTRRRYLELLSLGIEANEQQVKENLIERDRIDSEREIAPLKQAEDAIIIDNTTISKKETIDEILSHIRKI; encoded by the coding sequence ATGAAAAAACCTGTAATAGCTATCGACGGCTACTCATCTACCGGAAAAAGTTCAATTTCTAAAGTCATTGCTGCAAAGCTGGGACTTATTCATCTCGATACAGGTGCGCTTTACAGAGGAGTAACATGGTTTGCTCTTCAGAATTGTTTAAATGACAGCGGAACCATTGATCTTGAGAAATTATTCTCTTCTATGGATCAGGTGGAACTTGAATTTAAAAATATTGATGGAGAACTGGTTCTTTTCCTTAATCATATTGATATTTCAAAAGCGATACGGACTACCGAAGTTTCGGATAATGTAAGTTTCGTTGCCAAACAGAAAGAAGTGAGAGATTTTCTCCTGCAGTCTCAGCGCAATCTGGCAGAAAAAGGAGGCATTATTATGGACGGACGTGACATTGGGACAGTAGTGCTGCCAAATGCAGACTATAAATTTTTTCTTACCGCAAGTATTGATGAAAGAACAAGAAGGCGTTATCTGGAACTGCTTTCTTTAGGAATCGAGGCGAATGAACAACAGGTGAAAGAAAATCTTATAGAACGCGACAGAATAGACAGCGAGCGGGAAATTGCCCCACTAAAGCAGGCAGAAGATGCTATTATTATTGACAATACAACGATTTCTAAGAAAGAAACCATTGATGAGATTTTATCTCACATCAGAAAGATTTAA
- a CDS encoding YtxH domain-containing protein — MSKKNNTAGILAGLLAGAAAGVILGMLYAPEEGKETRKKIKTKAEDLKDQAKNKYGEVSEKVKDQYSNISSTFKETANSVANTVKDGYDKYKDQIVSKTADVVKNVESELNDLKQ, encoded by the coding sequence ATGTCTAAAAAAAACAATACAGCGGGTATTTTGGCAGGACTTCTTGCAGGTGCTGCGGCGGGTGTTATCTTAGGAATGCTTTATGCTCCGGAAGAAGGTAAAGAAACCAGAAAGAAAATTAAAACTAAAGCTGAAGATCTTAAAGATCAGGCTAAAAATAAATATGGTGAAGTTTCCGAAAAAGTAAAAGACCAGTACAGCAATATTTCTTCTACTTTTAAAGAAACAGCAAACAGCGTTGCCAATACTGTGAAAGACGGGTACGATAAATACAAAGATCAGATCGTTTCTAAAACTGCAGACGTAGTAAAAAATGTAGAATCTGAACTGAATGATCTAAAACAATAA
- a CDS encoding phage holin family protein, translating into MIETIKEYASKRIDLLKIEATEKSSLSAGMITYFVVLLVAFGFFIILFNFGIAFLIGKALGDQSYGFLIVAAFYLLTMILIVMFKKKIVNYVADQVIKFLNH; encoded by the coding sequence ATGATTGAAACTATTAAAGAATACGCTTCCAAAAGGATCGATCTCCTGAAAATTGAAGCCACCGAAAAATCCTCTCTTTCGGCAGGAATGATCACTTATTTTGTGGTTTTACTGGTCGCTTTTGGTTTTTTCATCATTCTGTTCAACTTCGGAATTGCCTTTCTTATCGGTAAAGCATTGGGCGATCAGTCTTACGGATTCCTTATTGTTGCCGCTTTTTATCTTTTAACCATGATTCTTATTGTGATGTTTAAAAAGAAAATCGTAAATTATGTGGCAGATCAGGTAATTAAATTTTTAAATCATTAA
- a CDS encoding phosphoribosyl-ATP pyrophosphatase: protein MSRKYESLEELRRKKKLLKQEIDGLEDLLTFKNTKESLSAFTNGLTDQYLQEKIDEDGDEKVVLRKDVIAKQITSEIKGALINKNTAMGIANSAFKGDAADIMINLAVTTLVGNYARKNFKSSNWKKKLIGAAMIYLAPAALRFVRKKLETYQKNKSVSSMEQLI, encoded by the coding sequence ATGAGCAGAAAGTATGAAAGCTTAGAGGAACTGAGAAGAAAGAAAAAGCTGCTGAAGCAGGAAATAGACGGTCTGGAAGATCTCTTAACCTTCAAAAATACAAAGGAAAGTCTGAGTGCTTTTACCAATGGTTTAACAGATCAGTACCTGCAGGAAAAAATAGATGAAGACGGCGACGAAAAGGTAGTTCTAAGAAAAGATGTTATCGCCAAACAGATTACTTCGGAAATTAAAGGAGCCTTAATCAATAAAAATACAGCAATGGGAATTGCAAATTCCGCATTTAAAGGAGATGCTGCTGATATTATGATTAATCTTGCGGTAACTACACTTGTCGGGAATTATGCCAGAAAAAACTTTAAAAGTTCAAACTGGAAAAAGAAATTAATCGGCGCAGCCATGATTTATCTTGCTCCCGCCGCTTTAAGATTTGTACGAAAGAAACTTGAAACCTATCAGAAAAATAAAAGTGTTTCCAGCATGGAACAGCTTATCTAA
- a CDS encoding TrmH family RNA methyltransferase: MLTAHTIKILQSLDKKKFRQKYNLFLVEGNKIIRELPDSRFKIKEIFSTDPQKLDRMEVPVTHISENELKKISFLQNPKDSVAVCHLNPEQKTQDKNLQLVLDGIQDPGNLGTMIRLADWFGIEQIICSEDTVDFYNPKVIMASMGSFTRVNIVYTNLPEYLSETGNINIGTDMDGENIYAFERPEKMNLILGNEGNGMRPETEKLLHKSVMIPRFGKSQSTESLNVSMAAGIILGQLFRMGE, translated from the coding sequence ATGCTTACAGCTCATACAATAAAAATTTTACAGTCTTTAGATAAAAAGAAGTTCAGGCAAAAATACAATTTGTTTTTGGTTGAAGGTAATAAAATCATCCGTGAACTTCCTGATTCCAGATTTAAAATTAAAGAAATATTTTCTACGGATCCGCAAAAATTAGACCGTATGGAAGTTCCGGTAACTCATATCTCTGAAAATGAGTTGAAAAAAATCAGTTTTCTGCAAAATCCAAAAGATTCTGTGGCGGTCTGTCATCTTAATCCGGAACAAAAAACGCAGGACAAAAATCTTCAGCTTGTTTTGGATGGTATTCAGGATCCCGGAAATCTGGGAACGATGATCCGTCTTGCAGACTGGTTTGGAATAGAACAGATTATCTGCAGTGAAGACACTGTAGATTTTTACAATCCTAAAGTTATTATGGCAAGTATGGGTTCTTTTACTAGAGTAAATATAGTTTATACTAACCTGCCTGAATATTTATCCGAAACAGGAAATATTAACATCGGAACCGATATGGACGGTGAAAATATCTATGCTTTCGAAAGACCTGAAAAAATGAATTTAATTTTAGGAAATGAAGGCAATGGAATGCGTCCGGAAACGGAAAAACTGCTTCATAAAAGTGTTATGATCCCGAGATTCGGAAAATCGCAGTCCACAGAAAGTCTAAATGTTTCAATGGCTGCAGGTATTATTCTTGGGCAGCTTTTTAGAATGGGAGAGTAA